GGAAGATCAATCCTTGTGATCACGGTGGGAGTGCTGCTCTGGCCGATATTATCGATGGTCAAACGATAATCTACGATTGACGCTGTGGGGACTGGGTTCGCAGTTATTTGTTGAAATGTCACGGTTACATCTCGCGGCCCCACTACATTGCAAGGCAAAGGAGGGGAGTTTCCTTCAGTCAGCGCTAACACCACGCGATATTCGGTATTCGGTTTAACAAATGCATCGATAGAAAATGGATTGAATCCGGTTTTATGTGCCCGCACCGTGAAATTTCCCGGAACAACATTCTGGAATGTTGTTATCCCACCATCACCTGTTTGTTGTGACAGCACAGATCCATCAGCCGCCAACAAACAAACATCTGCGTCCTGAACGTTCGCAAAGGATGCATTGTTTTCCCTGACGATTGCTCTTACGCTCGATGCATGTAAAACACTGTTGAACACTATGATTATTGAAACGAGAAGGATTAGCGTTCGAAATTTCATTGTTTTACCTCGCGGTTCATTAAGAAATCTTAGAATCAGGAGACGAGACCGGGATGCGACTTTAGTCCCAAATTCATGCAGAACTTTAGTAGGGTTCGATCTTCCGCAACCAAAATGTCAGGAGGGTCGATAATCTATTTGTAGCTGTGGCCAGCATGAATTTGACAGGAGCACCCCAATGCGCGGAAGATAGGAAAAACAGACACATGGGACAGGGAGATAAAATTCGGATTGCGGTTATCGATGATCATCCTTTAATCCGCGAAGGGTTGATGGCGCTTGTCTCCACTCAACCGGATATGATTGTGGTTGCAGATGCCTCAGACGGTACTGATGCGTTGGATATGTACCGAAAACATCGGCCGGATGTGGTTCTCATGGATCTTGCCATGCCAAAGGTTGGCGGAGTGGAAGCAACGGTTCAACTCTGCAAAGAATTTCCGAACGCGCGTATCGTCGTTCTTACCATTCGTACGGGCGATGAGGATATTCACCGGGCCTTGCAAGCGGGCGCTAAGGGGTACTTATTAAAGGAAACTTCCAGCCGCCAGTTATTCGACGCCATTCGTCTGGTGCATTCAGGCCACCGCTTCATTCCACCCGATGTTGCAATGCAATTGGCCGAACGTCCCTTCGCTTCGGAGCTGACTTTGCGCGAGTTAGAGATTTTAAAACACATGCTTCTTGGCAAAATCAACAAAGAGATAGCCGATGCGCTCTCCATCTCAGAATCTACGGTCAAAGGACACATCACGAATATCCTGATGAAGCTCAATGCATCCGATCGAACGGAAGCGGTAACAAAGGCGCTTAAGCGGGGCATCGTGCACCTGGATTAATTTCGCCGTTCTGGTAGACAGCCTGGGTTCTCGGAGTCGACGGTTAGATGGAATTGTAATTGAAGTATGTTATCCAAAATTCTCTGTTGCTTTTTCTATTTGGCCCTTCCAGTTCTTTCCTTTGCGCTGAATCCTGATCGCGCAATCACACAATATGTTTATCGTACATGGGATATGGATGATGGTCTTCCGAGCACCACAATTTATTCAATTGTTCAGACGCGTGATGGCTACTTGTGGATAGCAACCAGTAATGGCCTGGTGAGATTTGATGGGGTCAAATTTACCGTATTCGATATGACCAATACGAAAGAAATACAGTTCCCGGAAATGATGTGGCTTCTGGAAGCTTCTGATGGGACTTTATGGATCGCATGCTATTGGGGAGGGCTGATTTCCTACAAAGATGGGAAGTTTCGCAAATATGGAAAGGCTGATGGTCTTTCCGATGAGCGGCCTGTTCATATTTATCAGGATAAATCGGATAGCTTGTGGATCGGTACTCCGAACGGACTGTTTCAATTGAAAAATGGGAAATTTAAGAAGTATTGGAAAGAGGAAGGTCTTCCGGGAAATGTTGTTTGGTCTGCGTTGGAAGATCGTTCTGGAAAATTTTGGGTTGGAACCGTTGGTGGGGGGTTATATCAATTCAATCATGGACGCTTTTCAAAATTTTTTGGAATTGAAGAAAAGGATATTTTTTGTTTACTGCAGGATCGCAAGGGAGACATTTGGGTGGGTTCCGATTCAGCCTTATATCGAATTCGAAATGATCATGTGACTACTTACAAGGCTCCCGAACATTTAGCTGGAGACGGCACGCCCATTCTTCTTCAAGATCGTGATGACAATCTCTGGATTGGAACCGATAGAGGCCTGACTCGTTTCCGCAATGAAGTATTTGAAAGCTTTACACCTCAACAGGGATTTATAGGTAACCAGGTTCCCGCGCTTTGCGAAGATCGCGAAGGCAATCTTTGGGTTGGCACAGCGGACAGAGGAATAGCTCGTCTCAGCAATGGCAAATTTGTTACTTTTTCAAAAGCTGAAGGATTGGAAGACGATGATGTCACTTCGTTGTTTGAAGCCAAAAATGAAGACATTTTAATTGGTACTCGCTCCGGAATGAGCCGTCTTCGGAATCGTCAAGTGGAGAACTTTCCGCTATCTCCGCTTTCCTCACATAGAGGCGTGCGATCTGTAGTAGAGGATTCTACAGGAACAATTTGGATCGGTTCCGCAGGATTTGGATTACATGTTTTAAAAGAGAAAAGCATCGTGCCATTTTCGAAAACTCAAAAGCTTTTAGGCGATAGTATTCGTTCCATGTACGAAGATCGTTCCGGATCAATGTGGATCGGAAATTTCGGACAGGGTGTGAATTACATGGAGAATGGAACGATCAAAGAAAAGTTCACAGTGAAAGAAGGACTGTCCACTTCCTATGTAAGTAATTTTCGTAAGGCAAAAGATGGAAGTCTTCTCATCACCACTGAAGATGGAGGCATCAATCGTTATAAAGATGGCAAATTTTCCATCATGATTTCACAAGACATGCTCCAACACCAGGTAATCACAATGTATATTGACGGCGATGATGTTCTATGGATGGGAACTCTGGGGGGAGGATTGAAACGATTTCAGAATGGAAAGTTGGTTTCTATTCGAAGAATTCATGGATTATATGAAGACAATGTTGGCGATATCCTGGAAGATTCCAAACATAATTTTTGGATCAGCACTCCGAAAGGAATTTTCAAAGTAAATAAAAAAGATCTAAATGATTTTGCCGCAGGAAAAATTTCCTCAGTTCGGTCTACCGCTTTCGGAAAATCCGATGGAATGAAAAGCATTGAATTCGCGTGCGGCAATCAACCGGCAGCCATGAAATCAAGAAATGG
The sequence above is drawn from the bacterium genome and encodes:
- a CDS encoding response regulator transcription factor; protein product: MNLTGAPQCAEDRKNRHMGQGDKIRIAVIDDHPLIREGLMALVSTQPDMIVVADASDGTDALDMYRKHRPDVVLMDLAMPKVGGVEATVQLCKEFPNARIVVLTIRTGDEDIHRALQAGAKGYLLKETSSRQLFDAIRLVHSGHRFIPPDVAMQLAERPFASELTLRELEILKHMLLGKINKEIADALSISESTVKGHITNILMKLNASDRTEAVTKALKRGIVHLD
- a CDS encoding histidine kinase gives rise to the protein MLSKILCCFFYLALPVLSFALNPDRAITQYVYRTWDMDDGLPSTTIYSIVQTRDGYLWIATSNGLVRFDGVKFTVFDMTNTKEIQFPEMMWLLEASDGTLWIACYWGGLISYKDGKFRKYGKADGLSDERPVHIYQDKSDSLWIGTPNGLFQLKNGKFKKYWKEEGLPGNVVWSALEDRSGKFWVGTVGGGLYQFNHGRFSKFFGIEEKDIFCLLQDRKGDIWVGSDSALYRIRNDHVTTYKAPEHLAGDGTPILLQDRDDNLWIGTDRGLTRFRNEVFESFTPQQGFIGNQVPALCEDREGNLWVGTADRGIARLSNGKFVTFSKAEGLEDDDVTSLFEAKNEDILIGTRSGMSRLRNRQVENFPLSPLSSHRGVRSVVEDSTGTIWIGSAGFGLHVLKEKSIVPFSKTQKLLGDSIRSMYEDRSGSMWIGNFGQGVNYMENGTIKEKFTVKEGLSTSYVSNFRKAKDGSLLITTEDGGINRYKDGKFSIMISQDMLQHQVITMYIDGDDVLWMGTLGGGLKRFQNGKLVSIRRIHGLYEDNVGDILEDSKHNFWISTPKGIFKVNKKDLNDFAAGKISSVRSTAFGKSDGMKSIEFACGNQPAAMKSRNGKLWFPSARGAVMIDPEQLDTNTIAPPVHIEEIFVDGLKLDAGTGKKAELAPGKEKFEFHYTALSLVAPDKVFFKYKLEGYDKQWVDAGTRRVAYYTHIPHGNYVFRVIASNNDGLWNESGAKISFYLRPYFYQTAWFYALCGVIFIFVAVSYHQHRIQKVSAEFKAVIEERARIAREIHDGLAQGVAGVVLQLETAQSSSEENSIKHVDRALQLARQSVREVRRAIGDLRPLSLAPADFPEAIRSMVSQQLQDTNLAFRFDVSGSPVPLSENIQAEVLRICQESVQNTIKHGRAQNLSVKINYEPTSVNLSVIDDGCGFNVQSASSNGHYGLAGMRERAARMGAQCSIRSSSGQGTFVEINLQNLS